A single genomic interval of Chrysemys picta bellii isolate R12L10 chromosome 8, ASM1138683v2, whole genome shotgun sequence harbors:
- the CLCC1 gene encoding chloride channel CLIC-like protein 1 isoform X5: protein MMLVPLVLCATLMIGSGEIQGDEWIDPTDMLNYDAASGTMRRPGKVNYDDSENREAPDAVVNLPSTAAVSECHRKLESLIQKIEEYEKKEKTKLSESHSIHVFRRYLNKILIEAGRLGLPDENIGDVHYDAEIILTSQALLEINRFLNEEDWKSGALDDAVSDILINFKHHDYEAWKWRFEDTFGVDPYNLLMVLLCLVCITVTVATELWTHIGWCTQIKRILFISFLISCGWNWIYLYKIAFAQHQAEVAKMGNYDTVCDKKIDWSESLFEWFRSSWTFQDDPCQKYYETILVNPIWLVPPTKVLAVTFTNFVTEPLKHIGQGIGEFIKALMKEIPMMLQIPVLIILAVAVLGFCYGAGRSVATLIHLTGPERKPPPSLPPSDRPHWEQINYSAGDSDANYRRNVGALSGGPHDRGDDHMRLQNGNRSSEVLLPGGTPNARREEHHKCGLHPVSQDQTIFRVKTNVDENRDREIAPEEQKLCTLGVEQESEKNCEPQASCSLKKEKTNKQNSIDKTGDQEKTEKGSLLRLMEGTEETKESLNSTGLCYDAGKSVATLRDFKSPEQEPSPSFLPSDRQHWQQINYSAGDSDANYRGNVGPLSGGPYDRGDALRESDDHMRLQNGYRSPEVVPASDVPDAQSEEHHKVAFSRTFDKILYRKLLRQLCHGKITVLKISLCGVQQASRLLFVFNIWKKGEQSQQPTIEDLPGTP from the exons GTAAATTATGATGACTCTGAGAATAGGGAGGCACCAGATGCCGTTGTGAACTTGCCAAGCACTGCAGCAGTATCAGAGTGCCATAGGAAATTAGAATCCTTAATTCAGAAG ATTGAAGAGTATGAGAAGAAAGAGAAGACCAAGTTAAGTGAAAGCCATAGCATTCATGTTTTTAGGAGATACTTGAATAAGATTTTAATTGAAGCTGGAAGACTTGGCCTT CCTGATGAAAACATTGGTGATGTGCATTATGATGCTGAGATCATCCTTACAAGTCAGGCTCTTTTGGAGATCAACAGATTTCTCAATGAGGAGGACTGGAAATCAGGTGCTTTGGATGATGCAGTTAGTGATATTCTGATTAATTTTAAACATCATGATTATGAAGCTTGGAAATGGAGGTTTGAGGACACTTTTGGAGTTGATCCATATAATTTGCTTATG GTACTCTTGTGTTTGGTGTGCATTACAGTAACTGTAGCTACTGAGCTATGGACACACATTGGTTGGTGTACTCAAATAAAACGCATTTTATTCATCAGTTTTCTCATCAGTTGTGGATGGAACTGGATCTACTTATATAAG ATAGCCTTTGCACAGCATCAAGCTGAAGTGGCCAAAATGGGAAATTATGACACAGTATGTGATAAGAAGATAGACTGGAGTGAGAGTCTTTTTG AATGGTTTAGAAGTTCATGGACATTCCAGGATGATCCTTGTCAGAAGTACTATGAAACGATACTAGTAAATCCCATTTGGCTAGTCCCCCCAACAAAG GTATTGGCTGTTACATTTACCAATTTTGTAACAGAACCATTGAAACATATAGGGCAAGGAATTGGTGAATTTATTAAAGCCCTTATGAAGGAGATACCAATGATGCTACAGATTCCAGTGTTAATCATCCTGGCTGTGGCTGTTCTG GGTTTCTGCTATGGTGCAGGAAGATCAGTTGCTACACTAATACATTTAACAGGTCCTGAGCGGAAACCACCTCCTTCACTTCCTCCAAGTGACAGGCCACACTGGGAACAAATAAATTATAGTGCAGGTGATTCAGATGCCAATTACAGAAGGAATGTTGGTGCCCTCAGTGGAGGACCTCATGACAGAGGAGATGATCACATGAGACTTCAAAATGGCAACAGAAGCTCTGAAGTTCTGCTGCCAGGTGGTACACCAAATGCACGAAGAGAAGAGCATCACAAG TGTGGATTGCACCCTGTGTCTCAAGATCAAACAATTTTTAGAGTGAAAACCAATGTAGATGAAAACCGTGATAGAGAGATTGCACCTGAAGAGCAGAAACTGTGCACACTTGGAGTTGAACAAGAGTCTGAAAAGAATTGTGAACCTCAAGCAAGTTGTAGCTtaaaaaaggagaaaacaaataagcaaaacTCAATTGATAAAACAGGAGATCAGGAAAAGACGGAGAAGGGCAGTTTACTTCGATTAATGGAAGGCACAGAGGAAACTAAAGAATCTTTGAACTCTACT GGTTTGTGCTATGATGCAGGAAAATCGGTTGCTACATTAAGAGATTTTAAAAGTCCTGAGCAGGAACCATCTCCTTCATTTCTTCCAAGTGACAGACAGCACTGGCAACAAATAAATTATAGTGCAGGTGATTCAGATGCCAATTACAGAGGGAATGTTGGTCCCCTCAGTGGAGGACCTTATGACAGAGGAGATGCTCTGAGAGAGAGCGATGATCACATGCGACTTCAAAATGGCTACAGAAGTCCTGAAGTTGTGCCGGCCAGTGATGTACCAGATGCACAAAGCGAAGAGCATCACAAGGTAGCATTCAGT AGAACATTTGATAAAATCCTTTACAGGAAGTTACTACGACAACTTTGTCATGGGAAGATAACAGTGCTGAAAATTAGCCTATGTGGGGTGCAGCAAGCTTCTCGACTACTCTTTGTATTTAACATATGGAAAAAGGGG GAACAAAGTCAGCAGCCTACTATTGAAGATCTTCCAGGAACCCCTTAG
- the CLCC1 gene encoding chloride channel CLIC-like protein 1 isoform X8 translates to MLVPLVLCATLMIGSGEIQGDEWIDPTDMLNYDAASGTMRRPGKVNYDDSENREAPDAVVNLPSTAAVSECHRKLESLIQKIEEYEKKEKTKLSESHSIHVFRRYLNKILIEAGRLGLPDENIGDVHYDAEIILTSQALLEINRFLNEEDWKSGALDDAVSDILINFKHHDYEAWKWRFEDTFGVDPYNLLMVLLCLVCITVTVATELWTHIGWCTQIKRILFISFLISCGWNWIYLYKIAFAQHQAEVAKMGNYDTVCDKKIDWSESLFEWFRSSWTFQDDPCQKYYETILVNPIWLVPPTKVLAVTFTNFVTEPLKHIGQGIGEFIKALMKEIPMMLQIPVLIILAVAVLGFCYGAGRSVATLIHLTGPERKPPPSLPPSDRPHWEQINYSAGDSDANYRRNVGALSGGPHDRGDDHMRLQNGNRSSEVLLPGGTPNARREEHHKCGLHPVSQDQTIFRVKTNVDENRDREIAPEEQKLCTLGVEQESEKNCEPQASCSLKKEKTNKQNSIDKTGDQEKTEKGSLLRLMEGTEETKESLNSTGLCYDAGKSVATLRDFKSPEQEPSPSFLPSDRQHWQQINYSAGDSDANYRGNVGPLSGGPYDRGDALRESDDHMRLQNGYRSPEVVPASDVPDAQSEEHHKRTFDKILYRKLLRQLCHGKITVLKISLCGVQQASRLLFVFNIWKKGEQSQQPTIEDLPGTP, encoded by the exons GTAAATTATGATGACTCTGAGAATAGGGAGGCACCAGATGCCGTTGTGAACTTGCCAAGCACTGCAGCAGTATCAGAGTGCCATAGGAAATTAGAATCCTTAATTCAGAAG ATTGAAGAGTATGAGAAGAAAGAGAAGACCAAGTTAAGTGAAAGCCATAGCATTCATGTTTTTAGGAGATACTTGAATAAGATTTTAATTGAAGCTGGAAGACTTGGCCTT CCTGATGAAAACATTGGTGATGTGCATTATGATGCTGAGATCATCCTTACAAGTCAGGCTCTTTTGGAGATCAACAGATTTCTCAATGAGGAGGACTGGAAATCAGGTGCTTTGGATGATGCAGTTAGTGATATTCTGATTAATTTTAAACATCATGATTATGAAGCTTGGAAATGGAGGTTTGAGGACACTTTTGGAGTTGATCCATATAATTTGCTTATG GTACTCTTGTGTTTGGTGTGCATTACAGTAACTGTAGCTACTGAGCTATGGACACACATTGGTTGGTGTACTCAAATAAAACGCATTTTATTCATCAGTTTTCTCATCAGTTGTGGATGGAACTGGATCTACTTATATAAG ATAGCCTTTGCACAGCATCAAGCTGAAGTGGCCAAAATGGGAAATTATGACACAGTATGTGATAAGAAGATAGACTGGAGTGAGAGTCTTTTTG AATGGTTTAGAAGTTCATGGACATTCCAGGATGATCCTTGTCAGAAGTACTATGAAACGATACTAGTAAATCCCATTTGGCTAGTCCCCCCAACAAAG GTATTGGCTGTTACATTTACCAATTTTGTAACAGAACCATTGAAACATATAGGGCAAGGAATTGGTGAATTTATTAAAGCCCTTATGAAGGAGATACCAATGATGCTACAGATTCCAGTGTTAATCATCCTGGCTGTGGCTGTTCTG GGTTTCTGCTATGGTGCAGGAAGATCAGTTGCTACACTAATACATTTAACAGGTCCTGAGCGGAAACCACCTCCTTCACTTCCTCCAAGTGACAGGCCACACTGGGAACAAATAAATTATAGTGCAGGTGATTCAGATGCCAATTACAGAAGGAATGTTGGTGCCCTCAGTGGAGGACCTCATGACAGAGGAGATGATCACATGAGACTTCAAAATGGCAACAGAAGCTCTGAAGTTCTGCTGCCAGGTGGTACACCAAATGCACGAAGAGAAGAGCATCACAAG TGTGGATTGCACCCTGTGTCTCAAGATCAAACAATTTTTAGAGTGAAAACCAATGTAGATGAAAACCGTGATAGAGAGATTGCACCTGAAGAGCAGAAACTGTGCACACTTGGAGTTGAACAAGAGTCTGAAAAGAATTGTGAACCTCAAGCAAGTTGTAGCTtaaaaaaggagaaaacaaataagcaaaacTCAATTGATAAAACAGGAGATCAGGAAAAGACGGAGAAGGGCAGTTTACTTCGATTAATGGAAGGCACAGAGGAAACTAAAGAATCTTTGAACTCTACT GGTTTGTGCTATGATGCAGGAAAATCGGTTGCTACATTAAGAGATTTTAAAAGTCCTGAGCAGGAACCATCTCCTTCATTTCTTCCAAGTGACAGACAGCACTGGCAACAAATAAATTATAGTGCAGGTGATTCAGATGCCAATTACAGAGGGAATGTTGGTCCCCTCAGTGGAGGACCTTATGACAGAGGAGATGCTCTGAGAGAGAGCGATGATCACATGCGACTTCAAAATGGCTACAGAAGTCCTGAAGTTGTGCCGGCCAGTGATGTACCAGATGCACAAAGCGAAGAGCATCACAAG AGAACATTTGATAAAATCCTTTACAGGAAGTTACTACGACAACTTTGTCATGGGAAGATAACAGTGCTGAAAATTAGCCTATGTGGGGTGCAGCAAGCTTCTCGACTACTCTTTGTATTTAACATATGGAAAAAGGGG GAACAAAGTCAGCAGCCTACTATTGAAGATCTTCCAGGAACCCCTTAG
- the CLCC1 gene encoding chloride channel CLIC-like protein 1 isoform X6 gives MLVPLVLCATLMIGSGEIQGDEWIDPTDMLNYDAASGTMRRPGKVNYDDSENREAPDAVVNLPSTAAVSECHRKLESLIQKIEEYEKKEKTKLSESHSIHVFRRYLNKILIEAGRLGLPDENIGDVHYDAEIILTSQALLEINRFLNEEDWKSGALDDAVSDILINFKHHDYEAWKWRFEDTFGVDPYNLLMVLLCLVCITVTVATELWTHIGWCTQIKRILFISFLISCGWNWIYLYKIAFAQHQAEVAKMGNYDTVCDKKIDWSESLFEWFRSSWTFQDDPCQKYYETILVNPIWLVPPTKVLAVTFTNFVTEPLKHIGQGIGEFIKALMKEIPMMLQIPVLIILAVAVLGFCYGAGRSVATLIHLTGPERKPPPSLPPSDRPHWEQINYSAGDSDANYRRNVGALSGGPHDRGDDHMRLQNGNRSSEVLLPGGTPNARREEHHKCGLHPVSQDQTIFRVKTNVDENRDREIAPEEQKLCTLGVEQESEKNCEPQASCSLKKEKTNKQNSIDKTGDQEKTEKGSLLRLMEGTEETKESLNSTGLCYDAGKSVATLRDFKSPEQEPSPSFLPSDRQHWQQINYSAGDSDANYRGNVGPLSGGPYDRGDALRESDDHMRLQNGYRSPEVVPASDVPDAQSEEHHKVAFSRTFDKILYRKLLRQLCHGKITVLKISLCGVQQASRLLFVFNIWKKGEQSQQPTIEDLPGTP, from the exons GTAAATTATGATGACTCTGAGAATAGGGAGGCACCAGATGCCGTTGTGAACTTGCCAAGCACTGCAGCAGTATCAGAGTGCCATAGGAAATTAGAATCCTTAATTCAGAAG ATTGAAGAGTATGAGAAGAAAGAGAAGACCAAGTTAAGTGAAAGCCATAGCATTCATGTTTTTAGGAGATACTTGAATAAGATTTTAATTGAAGCTGGAAGACTTGGCCTT CCTGATGAAAACATTGGTGATGTGCATTATGATGCTGAGATCATCCTTACAAGTCAGGCTCTTTTGGAGATCAACAGATTTCTCAATGAGGAGGACTGGAAATCAGGTGCTTTGGATGATGCAGTTAGTGATATTCTGATTAATTTTAAACATCATGATTATGAAGCTTGGAAATGGAGGTTTGAGGACACTTTTGGAGTTGATCCATATAATTTGCTTATG GTACTCTTGTGTTTGGTGTGCATTACAGTAACTGTAGCTACTGAGCTATGGACACACATTGGTTGGTGTACTCAAATAAAACGCATTTTATTCATCAGTTTTCTCATCAGTTGTGGATGGAACTGGATCTACTTATATAAG ATAGCCTTTGCACAGCATCAAGCTGAAGTGGCCAAAATGGGAAATTATGACACAGTATGTGATAAGAAGATAGACTGGAGTGAGAGTCTTTTTG AATGGTTTAGAAGTTCATGGACATTCCAGGATGATCCTTGTCAGAAGTACTATGAAACGATACTAGTAAATCCCATTTGGCTAGTCCCCCCAACAAAG GTATTGGCTGTTACATTTACCAATTTTGTAACAGAACCATTGAAACATATAGGGCAAGGAATTGGTGAATTTATTAAAGCCCTTATGAAGGAGATACCAATGATGCTACAGATTCCAGTGTTAATCATCCTGGCTGTGGCTGTTCTG GGTTTCTGCTATGGTGCAGGAAGATCAGTTGCTACACTAATACATTTAACAGGTCCTGAGCGGAAACCACCTCCTTCACTTCCTCCAAGTGACAGGCCACACTGGGAACAAATAAATTATAGTGCAGGTGATTCAGATGCCAATTACAGAAGGAATGTTGGTGCCCTCAGTGGAGGACCTCATGACAGAGGAGATGATCACATGAGACTTCAAAATGGCAACAGAAGCTCTGAAGTTCTGCTGCCAGGTGGTACACCAAATGCACGAAGAGAAGAGCATCACAAG TGTGGATTGCACCCTGTGTCTCAAGATCAAACAATTTTTAGAGTGAAAACCAATGTAGATGAAAACCGTGATAGAGAGATTGCACCTGAAGAGCAGAAACTGTGCACACTTGGAGTTGAACAAGAGTCTGAAAAGAATTGTGAACCTCAAGCAAGTTGTAGCTtaaaaaaggagaaaacaaataagcaaaacTCAATTGATAAAACAGGAGATCAGGAAAAGACGGAGAAGGGCAGTTTACTTCGATTAATGGAAGGCACAGAGGAAACTAAAGAATCTTTGAACTCTACT GGTTTGTGCTATGATGCAGGAAAATCGGTTGCTACATTAAGAGATTTTAAAAGTCCTGAGCAGGAACCATCTCCTTCATTTCTTCCAAGTGACAGACAGCACTGGCAACAAATAAATTATAGTGCAGGTGATTCAGATGCCAATTACAGAGGGAATGTTGGTCCCCTCAGTGGAGGACCTTATGACAGAGGAGATGCTCTGAGAGAGAGCGATGATCACATGCGACTTCAAAATGGCTACAGAAGTCCTGAAGTTGTGCCGGCCAGTGATGTACCAGATGCACAAAGCGAAGAGCATCACAAGGTAGCATTCAGT AGAACATTTGATAAAATCCTTTACAGGAAGTTACTACGACAACTTTGTCATGGGAAGATAACAGTGCTGAAAATTAGCCTATGTGGGGTGCAGCAAGCTTCTCGACTACTCTTTGTATTTAACATATGGAAAAAGGGG GAACAAAGTCAGCAGCCTACTATTGAAGATCTTCCAGGAACCCCTTAG
- the CLCC1 gene encoding chloride channel CLIC-like protein 1 isoform X16 produces the protein MMLVPLVLCATLMIGSGEIQGDEWIDPTDMLNYDAASGTMRRPGKVKKSVNYDDSENREAPDAVVNLPSTAAVSECHRKLESLIQKIEEYEKKEKTKLSESHSIHVFRRYLNKILIEAGRLGLPDENIGDVHYDAEIILTSQALLEINRFLNEEDWKSGALDDAVSDILINFKHHDYEAWKWRFEDTFGVDPYNLLMVLLCLVCITVTVATELWTHIGWCTQIKRILFISFLISCGWNWIYLYKIAFAQHQAEVAKMGNYDTVCDKKIDWSESLFEWFRSSWTFQDDPCQKYYETILVNPIWLVPPTKVLAVTFTNFVTEPLKHIGQGIGEFIKALMKEIPMMLQIPVLIILAVAVLGFCYGAGRSVATLIHLTGPERKPPPSLPPSDRPHWEQINYSAGDSDANYRRNVGALSGGPHDRGDDHMRLQNGNRSSEVLLPGGTPNARREEHHKCGLHPVSQDQTIFRVKTNVDENRDREIAPEEQKLCTLGVEQESEKNCEPQASCSLKKEKTNKQNSIDKTGDQEKTEKGSLLRLMEGTEETKESLNSTEQSQQPTIEDLPGTP, from the exons GTAAATTATGATGACTCTGAGAATAGGGAGGCACCAGATGCCGTTGTGAACTTGCCAAGCACTGCAGCAGTATCAGAGTGCCATAGGAAATTAGAATCCTTAATTCAGAAG ATTGAAGAGTATGAGAAGAAAGAGAAGACCAAGTTAAGTGAAAGCCATAGCATTCATGTTTTTAGGAGATACTTGAATAAGATTTTAATTGAAGCTGGAAGACTTGGCCTT CCTGATGAAAACATTGGTGATGTGCATTATGATGCTGAGATCATCCTTACAAGTCAGGCTCTTTTGGAGATCAACAGATTTCTCAATGAGGAGGACTGGAAATCAGGTGCTTTGGATGATGCAGTTAGTGATATTCTGATTAATTTTAAACATCATGATTATGAAGCTTGGAAATGGAGGTTTGAGGACACTTTTGGAGTTGATCCATATAATTTGCTTATG GTACTCTTGTGTTTGGTGTGCATTACAGTAACTGTAGCTACTGAGCTATGGACACACATTGGTTGGTGTACTCAAATAAAACGCATTTTATTCATCAGTTTTCTCATCAGTTGTGGATGGAACTGGATCTACTTATATAAG ATAGCCTTTGCACAGCATCAAGCTGAAGTGGCCAAAATGGGAAATTATGACACAGTATGTGATAAGAAGATAGACTGGAGTGAGAGTCTTTTTG AATGGTTTAGAAGTTCATGGACATTCCAGGATGATCCTTGTCAGAAGTACTATGAAACGATACTAGTAAATCCCATTTGGCTAGTCCCCCCAACAAAG GTATTGGCTGTTACATTTACCAATTTTGTAACAGAACCATTGAAACATATAGGGCAAGGAATTGGTGAATTTATTAAAGCCCTTATGAAGGAGATACCAATGATGCTACAGATTCCAGTGTTAATCATCCTGGCTGTGGCTGTTCTG GGTTTCTGCTATGGTGCAGGAAGATCAGTTGCTACACTAATACATTTAACAGGTCCTGAGCGGAAACCACCTCCTTCACTTCCTCCAAGTGACAGGCCACACTGGGAACAAATAAATTATAGTGCAGGTGATTCAGATGCCAATTACAGAAGGAATGTTGGTGCCCTCAGTGGAGGACCTCATGACAGAGGAGATGATCACATGAGACTTCAAAATGGCAACAGAAGCTCTGAAGTTCTGCTGCCAGGTGGTACACCAAATGCACGAAGAGAAGAGCATCACAAG TGTGGATTGCACCCTGTGTCTCAAGATCAAACAATTTTTAGAGTGAAAACCAATGTAGATGAAAACCGTGATAGAGAGATTGCACCTGAAGAGCAGAAACTGTGCACACTTGGAGTTGAACAAGAGTCTGAAAAGAATTGTGAACCTCAAGCAAGTTGTAGCTtaaaaaaggagaaaacaaataagcaaaacTCAATTGATAAAACAGGAGATCAGGAAAAGACGGAGAAGGGCAGTTTACTTCGATTAATGGAAGGCACAGAGGAAACTAAAGAATCTTTGAACTCTACT GAACAAAGTCAGCAGCCTACTATTGAAGATCTTCCAGGAACCCCTTAG
- the CLCC1 gene encoding chloride channel CLIC-like protein 1 isoform X11 — translation MMLVPLVLCATLMIGSGEIQGDEWIDPTDMLNYDAASGTMRRPGKVKKSVNYDDSENREAPDAVVNLPSTAAVSECHRKLESLIQKIEEYEKKEKTKLSESHSIHVFRRYLNKILIEAGRLGLPDENIGDVHYDAEIILTSQALLEINRFLNEEDWKSGALDDAVSDILINFKHHDYEAWKWRFEDTFGVDPYNLLMVLLCLVCITVTVATELWTHIGWCTQIKRILFISFLISCGWNWIYLYKIAFAQHQAEVAKMGNYDTVCDKKIDWSESLFEWFRSSWTFQDDPCQKYYETILVNPIWLVPPTKVLAVTFTNFVTEPLKHIGQGIGEFIKALMKEIPMMLQIPVLIILAVAVLGFCYGAGRSVATLIHLTGPERKPPPSLPPSDRPHWEQINYSAGDSDANYRRNVGALSGGPHDRGDDHMRLQNGNRSSEVLLPGGTPNARREEHHKCGLHPVSQDQTIFRVKTNVDENRDREIAPEEQKLCTLGVEQESEKNCEPQASCSLKKEKTNKQNSIDKTGDQEKTEKGSLLRLMEGTEETKESLNSTGLCYDAGKSVATLRDFKSPEQEPSPSFLPSDRQHWQQINYSAGDSDANYRGNVGPLSGGPYDRGDALRESDDHMRLQNGYRSPEVVPASDVPDAQSEEHHKEQSQQPTIEDLPGTP, via the exons GTAAATTATGATGACTCTGAGAATAGGGAGGCACCAGATGCCGTTGTGAACTTGCCAAGCACTGCAGCAGTATCAGAGTGCCATAGGAAATTAGAATCCTTAATTCAGAAG ATTGAAGAGTATGAGAAGAAAGAGAAGACCAAGTTAAGTGAAAGCCATAGCATTCATGTTTTTAGGAGATACTTGAATAAGATTTTAATTGAAGCTGGAAGACTTGGCCTT CCTGATGAAAACATTGGTGATGTGCATTATGATGCTGAGATCATCCTTACAAGTCAGGCTCTTTTGGAGATCAACAGATTTCTCAATGAGGAGGACTGGAAATCAGGTGCTTTGGATGATGCAGTTAGTGATATTCTGATTAATTTTAAACATCATGATTATGAAGCTTGGAAATGGAGGTTTGAGGACACTTTTGGAGTTGATCCATATAATTTGCTTATG GTACTCTTGTGTTTGGTGTGCATTACAGTAACTGTAGCTACTGAGCTATGGACACACATTGGTTGGTGTACTCAAATAAAACGCATTTTATTCATCAGTTTTCTCATCAGTTGTGGATGGAACTGGATCTACTTATATAAG ATAGCCTTTGCACAGCATCAAGCTGAAGTGGCCAAAATGGGAAATTATGACACAGTATGTGATAAGAAGATAGACTGGAGTGAGAGTCTTTTTG AATGGTTTAGAAGTTCATGGACATTCCAGGATGATCCTTGTCAGAAGTACTATGAAACGATACTAGTAAATCCCATTTGGCTAGTCCCCCCAACAAAG GTATTGGCTGTTACATTTACCAATTTTGTAACAGAACCATTGAAACATATAGGGCAAGGAATTGGTGAATTTATTAAAGCCCTTATGAAGGAGATACCAATGATGCTACAGATTCCAGTGTTAATCATCCTGGCTGTGGCTGTTCTG GGTTTCTGCTATGGTGCAGGAAGATCAGTTGCTACACTAATACATTTAACAGGTCCTGAGCGGAAACCACCTCCTTCACTTCCTCCAAGTGACAGGCCACACTGGGAACAAATAAATTATAGTGCAGGTGATTCAGATGCCAATTACAGAAGGAATGTTGGTGCCCTCAGTGGAGGACCTCATGACAGAGGAGATGATCACATGAGACTTCAAAATGGCAACAGAAGCTCTGAAGTTCTGCTGCCAGGTGGTACACCAAATGCACGAAGAGAAGAGCATCACAAG TGTGGATTGCACCCTGTGTCTCAAGATCAAACAATTTTTAGAGTGAAAACCAATGTAGATGAAAACCGTGATAGAGAGATTGCACCTGAAGAGCAGAAACTGTGCACACTTGGAGTTGAACAAGAGTCTGAAAAGAATTGTGAACCTCAAGCAAGTTGTAGCTtaaaaaaggagaaaacaaataagcaaaacTCAATTGATAAAACAGGAGATCAGGAAAAGACGGAGAAGGGCAGTTTACTTCGATTAATGGAAGGCACAGAGGAAACTAAAGAATCTTTGAACTCTACT GGTTTGTGCTATGATGCAGGAAAATCGGTTGCTACATTAAGAGATTTTAAAAGTCCTGAGCAGGAACCATCTCCTTCATTTCTTCCAAGTGACAGACAGCACTGGCAACAAATAAATTATAGTGCAGGTGATTCAGATGCCAATTACAGAGGGAATGTTGGTCCCCTCAGTGGAGGACCTTATGACAGAGGAGATGCTCTGAGAGAGAGCGATGATCACATGCGACTTCAAAATGGCTACAGAAGTCCTGAAGTTGTGCCGGCCAGTGATGTACCAGATGCACAAAGCGAAGAGCATCACAAG GAACAAAGTCAGCAGCCTACTATTGAAGATCTTCCAGGAACCCCTTAG